The DNA segment TATGGCCGAGATAAAGGTGAGGGAAGCAGGCTCGGGAGAAAGCTCGTTCGATTTCGAAGTCGAGATCATTGAGGGCGGCGGCAGCACCCGGCACAGGGTTCGGGTCGGGAAAGAGGATTACGAGAAGCTCACCGGCGGACGTGTCACCCCGGCCGAGCTCGTGGAGAAATCGTTTGAGTTCCTGCTCGAAAGGGAGCCCAAGGAATCGATCCTCCGCAGCTTCGACCTGAACGTCATCCCGGCTTACTTCAGGGATTATCCGAGGCTGATAAAGAATTATTTCTGACGGCGGCGGGCGTATTACGGCTGCGGCGTATTTTAAAATAGCGGATATAATAAATTCAAGGAGACTTAATCAAGCGATATGGGCAGGTTCTTTACTCTACTTATTCTCATACTCATCATAGGCGGCGCCGTTTACATCTACCCCGACGTAGAGTGGCATTCCCCCGAGATCGATATCAAGCTCGATTCCGGCGACGTGGGCGTGAAGCCGTTCGACATCGCGGTCAGCGACAAGGGCAAGGGACTCAAGAACGTCTCTGTGCTGCTCGTGAATCAAGACGGCGAGACGGTGGTGATCGACAGGGATTACCCTGAAGGGGTAAAAGGAGACACGCTCAACATTAAAATAGACGCGAAGAAGCTCGGCATCAAGAACGGCCCTGCCGAGCTCCGTGTGACCGCTGTAGATTACTCGAAGCTCAGGTTCTTCTCCGGCAACAAGACCGTCGCTAGCAGGAATATAAACCTCGACCTCGTCCCGCCCGCGGCAGACCTCCTAAGCACCGAGAACTACATCAACCACGGGGGCTCGGCACTCGTAGTATACAAGGCCTCTCCAGACGTAGTGAAGAGCGGCGTCACGATAGGCGGTTATTTCTTTCCCGGCTTCAAGGGCGATTTTGCCGAAGACGACGTCTACCTCGTATTCTTCGCCTATCCTTATAATGTCCCCCCAGGCGAGAAGATCACGCTCGTCGCCGAGGACGGGGCCGGGAATTCGAAAAGCGCCAACGTCCCCTACACGCTCAAAGACGTCGCGTACAGGCAGAGCAACCTCAATATAAGCACCGATTTCATAGAGAACATCATGAAGCCTCTTTCGGGCGAGACCGGGGAGACCGACTACAAGAAGATATTCCTCATGGTGAACAGCGACCTCAGGAAAAAGAACGACGCGAAGATAAGAGAGGTGAGCGCCGGCACCAGGGGCGAGATATTATGGAAGGGGCCGTTCCATCAGCTATCCAATTCGCAGGTAGAGGCTAATTTCGCCGACGAGAGGACGTACATATTCAACGAGGAGCCGATCGACAAGCAGTACCACCTCGGATACGACCTCGCCGTGACGAAGAGGTACCCGATAGAAGCGGCCAACAGCGGAGTAGTCGTCCACGCGGGCGAGCTCGGCATCTACGGGAACACGGTGATAATCGACCACGGTATGGGTGTCATGACGCTCTACGGCCACATGAGCACAATAGACGTGAAGGTCGGCGACGAGGTGAAGACGAATCAGATTATAGGCAAGACCGGGCAGACCGGCCTCGCTGCGGGCGACCACCTCCACTACGGCGTGTACGTTAGCGGGGTCGCGGTGCGCCCCGTCGAATGGTGGGACGACAAGTGGATAAAGGACAACGTGATATTGAAAATAGACCAGGCAAAATCCGAGTTCGGGACCAAGAGCTCGGATACTACCCAGAATTAACCCCGGGGAGCGTGAAGATTGATCATATACGGAAGGAACCCCGTCAAGGAACTGCTCTCCGCCCCCGATTCCGAGATTGAAGAAATCCTCATACTGAAAGACGGCAGTAAGGAAGGTACTGCCGACATCGTCTCGCTCGCGAGGGAGAGGGGGATAAAGATTCTCTTCCTTCCGAAAGACGCTATTACGAGGATTTCGGGGACTACGTCCCATCAGGGTGTCGCAGCCCGCATCTCCGATTTCGAATACTCGAGCGTAGAGGGTATCCTGGACGTTGCAGAAGGGAGGGGGGAAAAGCTCCTCCTAGTCCTCCTCGACCACATAGAGGACCCTCAGAACCTCGGGGCGATAATAAGAACTGTGAACGTGCTCGGCGCGCACGGAGTCATAATCCCGAAGGACAGGGCGGCGTCCGTTACGCCTGCCGTAGTCAAGGCTTCGGCCGGCGCAGTGAACCACGTGCTTATCGCCAGGGTCGTCAACCTCTCGTCGATTATAGAGGTGCTCAAGAAAAAAGGGGTCTGGATCGTGGGGGCCGACCCCGGGGCGCCTGTGCCTGTCTTCGGGGAAGACCTCGGAAAGTTAGACATCGCTCTTGTAATTGGCAGTGAAGGCAAGGGGATAGGACAGAAACTTAAAGAACAATGCGACTTCCTCGTATCCATCCCGCAAGCGGGAAAAGTGACCTCTCTCAACGCATCCGTCTCAGCCGGGATACTCATTTACGAGATTTTGAGGCAGAGAGGAAATTTTAAATCGCGGTAAGCATCATCCGTCAGGATCGAACCCGAACCATGTAGGAGCGGCTTCCAGCCGCGATCTCATTTTATCTGTCATTCTGAACTACGGTTCTGAACACGTGCAAGAACCGGACATCATAGGTGGAATGCAATGAAGCACATATCCCTTGGATATTATTGGTTAACCCAAAATATTCAGAATCTCGTCTTTTAAACCCGTTCGTCCTGCCTGCCGGGCGTAGCTTTAGCGTAGACGGGAGCCTGTCGATAGGCGTCTGCTTCAATTCCCTCTCCCCTTTTTGGGAGGGAGAGGGCCAGGAGCCTGTCCTGAACTTGATTCAGGATGAGGGGGTACATCAATTATCGGCCTGTCTTTGCGAGCAACGATTTCAAGCGTGCGAGGAATCGGTCGCCCTCGGCTGATTGCAAACAAGCACATTCATCAACACACATAAGTAACTAAAATCAAATTATGAAGCAAAGCGCGGCAATCTAATCCTTCATACGCCTTGAATCAGATAGAGCGCCAGCGTAAATCGTAGTATATTCATTAGGTGAACAAAGAGCCGAAGGACGAATACAGGGAAGAGGACGTAAGCGAGGAATCAGTAAACCACCTGATAGAGCACCGCATCCCGTGGCTCCTGGTGGGGCTCCTGGGGGGACTGCTCGCCACCCTGATCGTTTCCAAATACGAGGCTATACTCGCCTCGGACGTGAGGCTCGCTTTCTTCATCCCGATAATCGTCTACCTGAGCGACGCCGTAGGCACCCAGACGGAGACCATATACGTTAGGGCGCTGTCCACAAAGAAGAATCTCTCGTTCTGGAAATATATATTGAAGGAAAGTTTCGTAGGGGCGGGACTTGGGTTAATCTCAGGGGCGGTCTTGGGGATTTTCGCCAATTACTGGCTTAAGTCTTACGCGATAGGGCTGACGATAGGGCTCACGATGCTGATAAACCTTACACTCGCGCCTGTCCTCGCCGTTGTTATACCGAACTTGATATATAAGAGGCACCTCGACCCCGCTCTAGGCTCCGGCCCTGTGGCGACGATAATTCAGGACCTTATAAGCCTGATCGTCTACTTCCTTGTCGCGAGCGTTTTTCTCTTGTGACTGATTAAATAAGATTGCGGGTCTCTTTCCGGGTTTTTTATCGAGTTAAAGCTCCCCGATCATCTTTTTGAACTCATCCTCGCTCAGAATCTGGATACCCAGTGATACCGCCTTGTCGTACTTCGACCCGGGGTCGCTGCCGACGACGACATAGCTCGTCTTCTTCGTGACGGACGACGTCGCACGCCCGCCGTGCTCTGCTACGAGCCTCTCGGCCTCGTCCCTCGTCATGGATTCGAGCGCGCCCGTGAATACGAACACCTGCCCCTTGAGCTTATCGCTCACGGCCGCTTTTTTTCTATACTGTATCTTCACGCCCGCGTCGAGCATCTTCTCTATGAGACGCCTGCTCTGCTTTAACCCGAAGAAGTGCACGATGCTCTCCGCGATCTCCGTGCCTACGGTGTGTATGTCCATAAGCGCATCGACGGTCGTATTCATGAGCGCGTCTACGTCGTGGTAGTTCTCGGCCATGATCTGGGC comes from the Thermodesulfobacteriota bacterium genome and includes:
- a CDS encoding M23 family metallopeptidase, which codes for MGRFFTLLILILIIGGAVYIYPDVEWHSPEIDIKLDSGDVGVKPFDIAVSDKGKGLKNVSVLLVNQDGETVVIDRDYPEGVKGDTLNIKIDAKKLGIKNGPAELRVTAVDYSKLRFFSGNKTVASRNINLDLVPPAADLLSTENYINHGGSALVVYKASPDVVKSGVTIGGYFFPGFKGDFAEDDVYLVFFAYPYNVPPGEKITLVAEDGAGNSKSANVPYTLKDVAYRQSNLNISTDFIENIMKPLSGETGETDYKKIFLMVNSDLRKKNDAKIREVSAGTRGEILWKGPFHQLSNSQVEANFADERTYIFNEEPIDKQYHLGYDLAVTKRYPIEAANSGVVVHAGELGIYGNTVIIDHGMGVMTLYGHMSTIDVKVGDEVKTNQIIGKTGQTGLAAGDHLHYGVYVSGVAVRPVEWWDDKWIKDNVILKIDQAKSEFGTKSSDTTQN
- the rlmB gene encoding 23S rRNA (guanosine(2251)-2'-O)-methyltransferase RlmB, which gives rise to MIIYGRNPVKELLSAPDSEIEEILILKDGSKEGTADIVSLARERGIKILFLPKDAITRISGTTSHQGVAARISDFEYSSVEGILDVAEGRGEKLLLVLLDHIEDPQNLGAIIRTVNVLGAHGVIIPKDRAASVTPAVVKASAGAVNHVLIARVVNLSSIIEVLKKKGVWIVGADPGAPVPVFGEDLGKLDIALVIGSEGKGIGQKLKEQCDFLVSIPQAGKVTSLNASVSAGILIYEILRQRGNFKSR
- a CDS encoding magnesium transporter encodes the protein MNKEPKDEYREEDVSEESVNHLIEHRIPWLLVGLLGGLLATLIVSKYEAILASDVRLAFFIPIIVYLSDAVGTQTETIYVRALSTKKNLSFWKYILKESFVGAGLGLISGAVLGIFANYWLKSYAIGLTIGLTMLINLTLAPVLAVVIPNLIYKRHLDPALGSGPVATIIQDLISLIVYFLVASVFLL